One genomic window of Coffea eugenioides isolate CCC68of chromosome 1, Ceug_1.0, whole genome shotgun sequence includes the following:
- the LOC113769510 gene encoding protein FAR1-RELATED SEQUENCE 5-like, with protein MEKALCPKIGMKFQLEDKTYNFYNRYGLVVRFSVRKDYLNKDKDGVVTSRRYTCCKEGFKRRYEGDVKPKKTRAETKTGCEAKMGIILNRETMKYQVRDLVIEHNHTLHISECAHMMRSQRKVSISQGTQTEIANDAGISLKQSHELIGKEAGGLGNIGYTRNDLKRYLQTKRERGLKYGEAGTMLRYFKEQKLENPSFFHAEQLDCEEQITNIFWADALMLMDYTYFGDMVTFDTTYKANKEYRPLGVFVGFNQFRQLVIFGATLLYDETVESFKWVFSTFVEAVCGMHPKTIFIDQDAAMAAAISAIVPLTYHGLCTFHIRVNFMKYLGNYYKDGSNLSYRFAECMYEIQDENEFIMAWDAMLKEHKLETNEWLRGIYPYRKKWAKCFMKGPWTVGIRSTQLSESLNASIKKYLKIDHDLVQFFKHFNRVVDEKRYNELRTEYHSRQKLPMLGLQQTPILIQTASIYSLCMFVAFQNEYDESTTMVILDQKHTTMHVEYSVSQYDGGRERRVTLNPITKDITCSCNLFEQEGILCSHALKMYDMVGTKFIPNQYVTKRWTKKARSGGSVDCKDREISSNPSLSIFHRYRLLASEMVRLATRAAMSEAATKLDSSVMSELSKRVKMLFCGEIDEITQNSASMDLCKEIQVQNVAGHFVTPTGLKK; from the coding sequence ATGGAGAAAGCATTGTGTCCTAAGATCGGCATGAAGTTTCAGTTAGAAGATAAGACATACAACTTCTACAATAGATACGGATTAGTTGTTAGGTTCAGTGTTCGGAAAGATTACTTGAACAAGGATAAAGACGGTGTAGTTACATCGAGAAGGTACACATGTTGCAAAGAAGGTTTCAAACGACGGTACGAAGGAGATGTAAAACCAAAGAAAACTCGAGCTGAAACAAAAACCGGATGTGAAGCTAAAATGGGGATAATTTTGAACAGAGAAACAATGAAGTATCAGGTTCGAGATCTGGTAATCGAGCATAATCACACACTACACATTTCAGAATGTGCTCATATGATGCGTTCGCAAAGAAAAGTAAGTATTTCTCAAGGAACCCAAACTGAGATTGCAAATGATGCAGGAATATCCTTGAAACAATCTCATGAACTCATAGGAAAAGAGGCAGGTGGATTAGGCAATATTGGCTATACTCGTAATGACTTAAAACGCTATCTACAAACAAAAAGAGAGAGGGGATTAAAGTATGGTGAAGCTGGTACAATGCTACGATACTTTAAagaacaaaaattagaaaatccTTCATTTTTCCACGCAGAGCAGCTTGATTGTGAAGAAcaaattacaaatatattttgggcTGATGCATTAATGCTAATGGATTATACCTATTTTGGAGATATGGTTACATTTGACACCACATATAAAGCTAACAAGGAGTACAGACCATTGGGCGTATTTGTGGGATTCAATCAATTTAGACAATTGGTTATTTTTGGAGCAACTCTATTGTATGATGAGACCGTTGAATCATTCAAGTGGGTGTTCAGTACATTTGTAGAGGCAGTTTGTGGAATGCACCCAAAAACCATCTTCATAGATCAGGATGCAGCCATGGCCGCTGCAATTTCAGCTATTGTGCCTTTAACATACCATGGTCTGTGTACTTTTCATATTAGAGTCAATTTCATGAAATATCTTGGGAATTATTACAAGGATGGCAGTAATCTCTCATATAGATTTGCTGAATGTATGTATGAGATACAAGATGAGAATGAGTTTATCATGGCTTGGGATGCAATGCTAAAAGAACACAAGCTCGAAACAAATGAATGGTTGCGTGGCATTTATCCATATcgaaagaaatgggcaaaatgCTTCATGAAAGGCCCTTGGACTGTAGGTATACGTAGCACCCAACTAAGTGAGAGTCTAAATGCTTCCATAAAAAAATATCTGAAAATTGATCATGATCTGGTTCAATTCTTCAAACATTTTAACCGAGTTGTGGATGAAAAAAGATATAATGAACTAAGAACTGAGTATCACAGTCGACAGAAGCTGCCAATGTTGGGATTGCAACAGACTCCCATACTGATCCAGACAGCTTCTATATACTCTCTATGCATGTTTGTTGCATTCCAGAATGAATATGATGAATCCACTACAATGGTGATCTTGGACCAAAAGCATACTACAATGCATGTGGAATACAGTGTCAGTCAGTATGATGGAGGAAGGGAGAGAAGAGTGACATTGAACCCAATAACTAAAGACATTACTTGTAGTTGTAATCTTTTTGAGCAGGAAGGAATCCTATGCTCACATGCTTTAAAGATGTATGATATGGTTGGAACAAAGTTTATTCCTAATCAATATGTGACAAAGAGGTGGACAAAGAAGGCAAGGTCCGGAGGCAGCGTCGATTGCAAGGATAGAGAAATATCATCAAATCCGTCTCTTTCTATTTTCCATCGATATAGGCTATTAGCATCCGAAATGGTAAGACTTGCTACTAGGGCTGCCATGTCAGAAGCCGCTACAAAGTTAGACAGTAGTGTAATGTCTGAATTGTCAAAGAGAGTCAAAATGCTATTTTGTGGAGAAATAGATGAAATAACACAGAATAGTGCATCAATGGATCTATGTAAGGAAATACAGGTGCAGAATGTAGCTGGCCACTTTGTGACTCCGACGGGTTTGAAGAAATGA